One Skermanella pratensis genomic window, CATAGTAGGGCACGTCGGCGCGCGGCAGCGCGTCCCGCCCCCGGATCGCGTCGGCCAGCTTCTCCGCCATCATGATGGTCGGCGCGTTCAGGTTCCCCGTGGTGATCTGCGGCATGATCGAGGCGTCGATCACGCGAAGCCCCTCCACCCCATGGACCCTGCCCTGCCCGTCCACCACGGCCATGTCGTCGGTGCCCATCCGGCACGAGCAGGACGGGTGATAGGCGGTCTCGCCATGCTGGCGGACGAACTCGTCCAGCTCCGCGTCGGACTGGAAATCCACGCCGGGGCTGATCTCCCGCCCGCGGTAGGGGTCCAGCGCCGGCTGCGCCATGATCTCGCGGGTGATCCGGATCGCGTCGCGGAACTCCCGCCAGTCCTGGTCGGCGGACATGTAGTTGAACAGGATGCTCGGCGCTTCGCGCGGATCGCGCGACTTCGCATGGATGCGGCCCCGGCTGGGCGAGCGCATGGAGCCCACATGGGCCTGGAAGCCGTGGGCGTTCACCGCGTTGGTGCCGTTGTAGTTTATCGCCACGGGAAGGAAGTGGTACTGGATGTTCGGCCAGGCGAAGCTCTCGTCGGAGCGGATGAAGCCGCCTGCCTCGAACTGGTTGCTGGCCCCGGTGCCGGTCCCCATGAACAGCCACTCCGCCCCGATCGCCGGCTGGTTCCACCACTTCAGTGCCGGATAGAGCGACACCGGCTGGGTGCACTCGTATTGCAGGTACATCTCCAGATGATCCTGGAGATTGGCGCCGACACCCGGGATCTCCGCCACCAGCGGCACGCCGAGGCCGCGCAGCAGGTCGGCGGGACCGAGTCCCGAGCGCTGCAGCAGGGCCGGCGAGGCGATGGCGCCGGCGCACACCAGGACCTCGCGGCGGGCATGAGCCGTCACCGGCTTGTCCTTTTGCAGGTATGTCACGCCGATGGCGCGCTTGCCGTCGAACAGGACCCGGTCGCTCAGCGCGTGGGTGACGACGGTGAGGCCCGGCCTGCCCTTCGCCATGTCCAGGTAGCCGCGCGCGGTGCTGGCCCGGCGGCCCTGGGGCGTCACGGTCCGGTCCATCGGACCGAAGCCTTCCTGCCGGTAGCCGTTCAGGTCGTCGGTGTGGGGATACCCCGCCTGGACCCCCGCCTCGATCATGGCATGGTAGAGCGGGTTGTTGTGGGTCTTGGGCGTCGCCACGCTGACCGGCCCGTCGCCGCCATGATACTCGTTGGGGCCGATGTCGCGGCTTTCCGCCTTGCGGAAATAGGGCAGGCAGTCGCGGTAGCTCCAGCCGTCCAGGCCGAACTGCTCAGCCCAGTTGTCGTAGTCCATCGCGTTGCCGCGGATGTAGCACATGCCGTTGATCAGCGAGGAGCCGCCCAGGCCCTTGCCCCGGCCGCATTCCATGCGCCGGTTGTTCATGAACGGCTCGGGCTCGGTCAGGTAGGCCCAGTTGTAGCGCCGCCCCTGGAGCGGAAAGGCCAGCGCCGCCGGCATTTGGGTTCGGAAATCCATCCGGTGGTCCGACCCGCCGGCCTCCAGCAGCAGGACGCTGACGCCCTCGTCCTCGGTCAGGCGGGCAGCCAGCACGTTCCCGGCCGAACCGGCGCCGACGATGATGTAGTCGAACTCCTGGATGGTAGGCATCGTTCAGGTCCCTCCTGGAAAGACGGGAGCGTTTCAAGAACCCGGAAGGTCAGAAAACGGAGGCGAAACCGCCCAGTTCGACCTGGACCGACTTGATCCGGGTATAGTGTTCGAGCGTGCCGAGGCCGTTCTCGCGGCCGATGCCCGACTGCTTGTAGCCGCCGACCGGCATCTCGGGCGGCGACTCGCCCCAGCTGTTGATCCAGCAGATGCCCGCTTCGAGCCTGTGGATGACGCGGTGCGCGGTGCTCAGGCTCTCGGTCACCAAGCCTGCGGCGAGGCCGTAGGAGGTGGCGTTGGCGCGGCGGACCACCTCGTCCTCGTCGTCGAAGCCCAGCAGGCTCATGACCGGGCCGAAGATCTCCTCCCGCACGATCGCCATGTCGTCACGGCAGTCGGCGAATACCGTGGGCTCGACGAAGGCGCCCTTGTCGAACGGCGCCGTCGTGACGCGGGAGCCGCCGGCTAGCAGGGTGGCGCCTTCCTTGCGGCCCAGATCGATGTAGCGCAGCACCTTCTCCAGGTGGCCGAAGCTGGACAGCGGTCCGAAATTGGTCCGCGGGTCGAGAGGGTCGCCCAGCCGGATGCGCTTGACGCGCTCCAGAAGCCGCGACTGGAAATCCGCCATGACGGAGCGGTGGACGAAGACCCGGGTGCCGTTGGTGCAGACCTGGCCGGAACTGTAGAAGTTCGCCATCATCGCGATGTCGGCGGCGCGGTCCAGGTCGGCGTCGGGGAAGACGATCAGCGGCGACTTGCCGCCCAGTTCCATCGTCACTTCCTTCAGCGTGGAACCGCCGGCCGCCGCCATCACCTTGCGGCCGGTCTCGACGCCGCCGGTGAAGGAGACCTTCTCGATGCCGGGATGCTCGGCCAGCAGCGCGCCGACCCGGCCATCGCCCTGGACGACGTTGAACACGCCGTCGGGCAATCCCGCTTCCGTGTAGATCTCCGCCAGCTTCAGGGCGGTCAGCGGGGTGACTTCGCTGGGCTTGAAGATCATCGCGTTGCCGGCGGCCAGCGCCGGGGCTG contains:
- the betA gene encoding choline dehydrogenase, encoding MPTIQEFDYIIVGAGSAGNVLAARLTEDEGVSVLLLEAGGSDHRMDFRTQMPAALAFPLQGRRYNWAYLTEPEPFMNNRRMECGRGKGLGGSSLINGMCYIRGNAMDYDNWAEQFGLDGWSYRDCLPYFRKAESRDIGPNEYHGGDGPVSVATPKTHNNPLYHAMIEAGVQAGYPHTDDLNGYRQEGFGPMDRTVTPQGRRASTARGYLDMAKGRPGLTVVTHALSDRVLFDGKRAIGVTYLQKDKPVTAHARREVLVCAGAIASPALLQRSGLGPADLLRGLGVPLVAEIPGVGANLQDHLEMYLQYECTQPVSLYPALKWWNQPAIGAEWLFMGTGTGASNQFEAGGFIRSDESFAWPNIQYHFLPVAINYNGTNAVNAHGFQAHVGSMRSPSRGRIHAKSRDPREAPSILFNYMSADQDWREFRDAIRITREIMAQPALDPYRGREISPGVDFQSDAELDEFVRQHGETAYHPSCSCRMGTDDMAVVDGQGRVHGVEGLRVIDASIMPQITTGNLNAPTIMMAEKLADAIRGRDALPRADVPYYVAGDAPARRPASAGSALSSYRSAG
- the betB gene encoding betaine-aldehyde dehydrogenase, which encodes MARFGQQQLYIHGHASAAEGGASFTTVNPATGEVLAEVSQASAADIDRAVASAREGQRAWVDLSAMQRSRILRRAVEILRERNDELAELETLDTGKPLSETSAVDIVTGADVLEYYAGLVPAIEGRQIPLRASSFVYTRREPLGVVAGIGAWNYPIQIALWKSAPALAAGNAMIFKPSEVTPLTALKLAEIYTEAGLPDGVFNVVQGDGRVGALLAEHPGIEKVSFTGGVETGRKVMAAAGGSTLKEVTMELGGKSPLIVFPDADLDRAADIAMMANFYSSGQVCTNGTRVFVHRSVMADFQSRLLERVKRIRLGDPLDPRTNFGPLSSFGHLEKVLRYIDLGRKEGATLLAGGSRVTTAPFDKGAFVEPTVFADCRDDMAIVREEIFGPVMSLLGFDDEDEVVRRANATSYGLAAGLVTESLSTAHRVIHRLEAGICWINSWGESPPEMPVGGYKQSGIGRENGLGTLEHYTRIKSVQVELGGFASVF